In Fragaria vesca subsp. vesca linkage group LG5, FraVesHawaii_1.0, whole genome shotgun sequence, the genomic stretch TTGAATTAGGGAAACTCCAAAACATCTATGATAGCTAGAGACTGAATTAAAGCACACAACAGAGGCCCAAGCATAAAAGGGAACTTCTGTATTTAACACTGCTTACTCAAAGTCTAGTTTGAATTACTGAAACTGCACAACCAACCAGTAACATCAAAGATAAAAGATTTGGTATTTATCTTTACCATCTATCCAGCAACTGACTGAGACTTCACTATTTTTAAGTGAACTGAAACACAATAGTAAATTCTATGAAGCATGAAATGAATTAAGCGTTATTTTCCATAACTGTGGATCAAGGCTCACACTTGTTTCAGTGAAACTACAAAACCCACATATTTATACAGACAAATTAACCATTTTAACTTTGCTTTGCTTTTCAGTTGAGGAGCTTGGACTTACCAATTTGTAACAGAATTAAGTGATCCCCCATAAGAACTTTGAAGAAAGAGGGTCATCTTCTTGTTGCCATCAATAGTTTGCTTCTTCATCAGAGGAATTGAAACTCAGCCCTCCATGCGTTCCTGCAGACTGTCAAAGTCTTCTCCCGTACGTAGTCATCTATTTGCTGGAGAGTTGGAGGCCACTGTGGAACTATCACACAGAACTGAGTCCTGTCTCCCAACCCAAAACCTTCAAAAAATCCACAAGCCCTCCACGGAGCTTCCATCCAATAGCCGTCGATTCCGTTCACCTCAAGCGATTGTCCATCCACCTTGAGACGACCAAACTGAAATAATACACAGAACAAGAAATTATAAGCTACACACACACACACTTAGAATAATGATAGCTAGAAAGCTTACTTTGATGCTATAACCCTGTTCGGGGACAAAACTGGTTTTTATCAGATTTCCTTGATATCGTCTATTTGGATTGCAGTTTGGCGGTCCTTGGCAACAGAAGTTTGAGCAAGGTAACCTCATACCAACCGAACCAAAAAGCTCCATAGTAACTACTTGAAACCGGCCGACTAGTTGGATCTCCATGCATGCCTTCGCCCTATCGTTACTGTCTATAGCTTGGTTTCCCACCCTTAATATGGAGATGGTTGCTTCTTCGTTGCAGCTGTTACAAATGACAAAGCGATGATGCTGAACAGGACCAACTGTTGGAGACATTGCCGGCCCTCGAGTCAGCTGGGGGCATCGGCGAAGGCACAAGGTAGTCCTCACCACCTCGTTGCATTCCTCACATATTAGTCTGATCGGGTGAGCAAGGCAAGGATCAGCCCAGGTGTCGGCGGCTTCGCAGCAAGCAGCTTTTCCTCTATAGGTGGAGCAAGGAAAAACCTGCCTTACCCCGTTCAATCTCAGAGCTCGGTACAGGAGAATGTATCTCCTGCCGGCCGGAGGGTTAGCCAAGTTCTCCATGAAAATGAAATAAGAGAGATGAAGCGAGAGAGAGAGAGAAGGAAAAGACAGTAGAGGAACTTTTAGATCCAGCAATCCTAAAGGGTAAATGCCGGCTCCCCTATGACAGAAGAGTAAAGAAGATGAAGAAGATAAACCCAGAAAGAGAAAGAGCTTCGTATATTGATCATCACAAAAATACAATCATCTATCCTTTATACTTGTACATTTATCATCTATTCAATGTTCTAACTTCGAAATACTTAATAACATAGCTTGCTTGCGCTTAACAAAGTACCGTACGTACGTAGGTGCTCGAAGTGACAGAATCACACGCATAAGTAACATCCATAATTTTGGACTCAAATTTAACGGCATGCAGTACTTCAAGACCACCAAGAAGCTCATATATAATTCATCCAATAAGCTAGGCCAAGAATGTTATTAATTTATTATGTCACATAATGTGGTAAGAACCAAATCAGCTGCTTGTTGTTCCTTGCTGATGATCATAACAACCCTAAGGATTATCATCATGATCAACAAGCAGTACGTAGTAGAACATCGATCGGCCTAATGGGAATTGGGTTTTCGTCGCCATCTTCTTGATCGGATTTTCCTGCTGGATATCGGCATGAATTCGGAGCATTGCTTGGCAAATCTTCTCAGTTCGGAATTTTCAAGTGGTGATCACTTGTTCTCTGAAGAAATGCAATAATATTGGAGTGCTAATTATTAATGTCGGTACGTAGTGGTGAAGATTGTGTTGTTCATGATCATTTTCAACCAACCTCAATTTCCAGTCTTTGAATTTTTCTCGATGCTGATACTAACCAATTTGTTGTAGGTGCACGTTACAATAATTTTCAAAGCAAATAAAACAAAGATGCATTTGTTATTAATTTACACTCGATCTTTCAAATTGGAGGGAAGGCATTCGATTCAAAGTAATAGCATATATATATGACATCACAACTCATATTGATCGGTTTACTTAGGCAAGGACTGACTGAAAAGAAGAGATTAGATCGTCGCAACCAGCCGTTGCCGATCACCACTATCCTCTCAGTCCCCAATTAAAAAGGCATGAAATGAAAGTAATGAAAACATATATACACTAGTCCGTTCATTTTGTCTGAATCCACTCTTGCAATCTACCATGATCACTAGTCCGTTCATTTTTTCTGAATCCACTCTTGCAATCTAACGATCTACAGTATATTAGGTATACGTTATGTTAGAATATTATTAACATGAGTAATACTAGATTAACCACCTTTTGGTGCACCAATTAGAATCCACCTTATGTGGCAACTGATGTGGCAAGACTACATCATCAAATCCTAATTTAAGTTTTTTAATATATATTTTATTTGAGTGTTTTCTTAGTTACCAATTTTGTTTTTTACTTTCTTGAATTTATCTTTTAGATCCATTTTTTTCTTCCTGATCTTTATCCCTTCAACATCTTCAATAGAGTTTGTCCTCCTCTTCTCCTCTCACCCTCCTCAACTTCCTCTGTAAGTTATCAACACCTTCTTATGAATCGTTGTCAAAAGCTTTGCCTATTCTAATCGTCATTAACATTTTTAATCTTGAGCATGAAATCACGAATACCTTATTTGCAATCAGGTGGAGTGAATTTGATTTGTTNNNNNNNNNNNNNNNNNNNNTATATATATATATATATATATATATATAGTTTTCTCATGCTCAGCATTATTAATTGTATCTGAATGCCATTGAACTATAGAGGTTTTTCAAAGTCTCTAAATAAGACCAGATGACGTACTCTCCAATTCTCTAATCCACAAGTGACAACAAAGAAATTAAAGTTGTTTAACTAACTAATGTGACAATACTCCAAAGTAAGGGGGCTATAGAGGTTTTCAAGTCTCTAAATAAGACCTGATTTTGATTTTGATTTTTTCTTTTGCAGGTTCTAGATCAATTAGTTGCTGCAAGTCTGCAACATCAATTAGTCTAGCTATGAAGGTGATGGCCTTCTGGCTGTGGCTAGAGAAGCATGGGGTTCCAAAATTAATGTGCTTAAGAGGATGCTGGCTCTATTACCAGAAGATGAGACAGTTACATGCCTCTATGCTACCAATGGTACATTTTTCTCATATTTGTCCCAAAGCTATGGCCTTCCACTCCTACAAGCCTTCATAAACAAAGGAGTTACGGTACACTTCTTCTATGAACACCGCCTGGTTGCTGCTAGGTGTATCACCGATGTAGGCAAGGATATATGTGTGTGTCAATGTCTGGCTAATATGTTGATGATCAATCGAGGGATCGTTGTACTTATAAGAGTTGATTATCTTTAAGATTGCAGGGCGTGTATACAGATCGATATTAATGCAAAAGAACGAAGAATGAAGGATTTATATAGATCAAGCAAGCTAGCTAGTGTGTGTGTGTTTTTTCTTTTTCTGTGGCACAAGTGATTGTGATTGTCTTGTTTCTTTTGTTGGTTTCTTAGGACCAACAAAACAAACCCTTAATATCGAGCTTATATAATTTCTTTATAGCTAGGGTTCTTCTGCAAAACTGTTCTTAGGACCAGGGAATTACTGATCGAGCTAGCTAGGTCATGCACTTTCAAACAAAATGTTTGACCACAGATCAGGATATGGGGATATCTGTGGGAGTTGAATGGAGCCAAGGACAGGCTTCAGATGTGGGACATAAAAGTGAAAACGAGTGGGACTTGAAAGCTCATCAGATGCGGTAAATGCTGGATGACATTAATAGAAACCAAAATTGATGTTTTGGGTTTGATTTACTTTGCCAGCCAGCCCTATGGCATGGAGGAAGCCATGATGAAGATTCTGCAATCTGCTGCTTAAATAGTTTGTGGGGTTGAAACTTAATTCCCCATTCTTAAGTGAACTGCAACACATAGTAANNNNNNNNNNNNNNNNNNNNATCAGATTGAAATATGTTGTTCGATTGAAGAGGCCGGAGGTGAGAGCTGTCGTTCAGAGGAGGGGGAGAAGAAGAGAGAAGCAATCGTGGGATTAAGACCAATAAGACGTCGAATATGATACAATCAGAAAGCCTAAAAAATAAGATCTAAAAAATAAATTCAAGAAAGTAAAAAAAATAATAATAATTGTAATTAAGAAATTACTCAAATTAAAATATAATAAAAACACACACACATTATAGTTTGATGATGTAATGTTGCCACATCAGTTGTCACATAAGGTGGGTTCTAGGTGATACATCAAAAGGTGGTTCATCTAGCATTACTCTATTAGCATGTATGTAATGAATGAAAACATTTTAAGAAATTACCACCTCTATCTTCACTCAAAAAAATGAAGCCATTTGTTGATCAGAGAGTACGTCGACCAACTTCATGATACCTATCAATATATACGTTGTATATATGAGTTCAACAGAAATTAGTATGCGTGAAGCAAAGTGCAAGTTCTTTCATTAGCTAGGATGCATCTATAGCAGTGTCCTGTAACATCAACTAAGCTAGAGATCGACATATATATCTACTGCTATGAACTATATATAAAAAATAGTGATGAATGGCCATATAGGAATATATCGAAGAAAGGTAGGAATCAAGATTGTGTATATATGTGGACACAAGAAAATAAATATGATCGATCACCTCAAACCTTCCAAAGAACTTGAGGGTCGTTGAAGAGGAGAATATAATGACTTTAAGACATCAAGCAGCTGGGAATTTAATGAGTCTGTATACTGATGAGCATAACCTGTAAACAAAACAAAAAAGCAATAAAATGTTATATTACCACCATCAGATAATTAAGAGCTTACGCTCTGTGTGCAAATGCAGTATGAGCAGCTCTGTGTGCAGACCTGATTTTGATTTTGATTTTTTCTTTTGCAGGTTCTAGATCAATTAGTTGCTGCAACATCAATTAGTCTAGCTATGAAGGTGATGGCCTTCTGGCTGTGGCTAGAGAAGTTGGGGTTCCAAGTTAAATTAATGTGGTTAAGAGGATGCTGGCTTTATTACCAACAGATGAGACAGTTACATCCCTCTATGCTATCAATGGTACATTTTTCTCAAATTTGTCTCTAAGCTATGACCTTCCACTCCTACAAGCCTTCATAGACGTCAAAGGAGTTACGGTAACTCTTGTTCTACGAACACCGCCTGGTTGCTGCTAGGGGTATCGCCGATGTAGGCATGCAAGGATGTGTGTGTCAATATCTGGCTAATATGTTGATCCTCAAATAGTTGCTGTAATATGACCCCCATAGCGTTGTTGTAGGTGCATGTTACAATAATTTTCAAAGCAAAACAAAGATGCATTTGTTATTAATTTCCACTTGACCTTTCAAATTGGATCCAAAGTAATAGCATGACGTCACAACTCATATTGATGGGTTTACTTAGGCACCTAAAGGACTGACTGATCGAAAAGAAGAGATTAGATCGTCGCAACTAGCCGTTGCCGATCACCACTGACCTCTCCGTCCACGATCAATTTTCAAATTTAAAAAGGCATGAAATGAAAGTGGAGGATTCTAAGTTGATACGAGTATATTTAACATGCAGGTATACGGTATATCTACCAACTGAAATAGGGGATTCAGTCTGACCATAAAGTAGCTACAGATCTCTTTATTTCTGTCTGACAAAGTTTCCTAGAATGAATCTGGAGTGCAAATCTCTGTTTTGCCGTTTTCGGTTCCTATAAATTGGATTTGGAGCTTCCTATTCTACATTTCTACCCCTCTCCTAATCGATCAACAGAGCTTCCCACCCACACCATATACTAAACGTAAACCCAAAAGCATGCTCAAAATTATGCAAAACTTTGTACACATCTATTCAGTCATGTATTCTCAATAGATGGATCTTCTTCTTTTTCTGGGTTTATCGATTTTTTTGATAATTTCTTTCTTTTGATTAATAATAAGATAAGTTTCCACATCTATCTACGCCTTCTGCTTGAATTAGACAACCATCAAGTATATCATCAGAAAATATAGTGATTGACATTACCATTTATCATTTTTTTTTTTTTGGACGGAACAAGGAGGATCAATTTGGAAAGAAGATATTACTCATAAGTATCAGTGCAGTATTATCATATATATTAATCAGGTCATATAGTAGCACAATCTGTTGAAATAAGTAGACAATAATGCTGGCATATTTTACATCGCATGTTTAATATCAACTCTCTTTAACTTCAATCCTAAGTTTTTTTGCGCTGCGCCTGATATCACTTCTCCAGCGGCTATCTTAGCAAGCCACCTATCATACGAATCAGGAGCCGTTTGGCGCGCACTAGCCGAGAGTCTTTCTGAAGCATGATCCACCTGCAACTCTACTCTCTGTCTCAGTAGTTTCTTCCTAGCAAGTGCAAAAGTTGTAAACTCCACATCTTCATCTGACCTCTTGTGTTTTCTACTCTTGGACCTTGCAGTATTAAGAGTCATGTCAACGCAAGCAAGAAAAAGACATTCAGAATAGCAGTTACCCAACGACAAACCATTTAGCCAGTTAAGATCTCTTATATTGGACAGTGGTTCGACTCAATCCGCATTTGTGCGCCTAATAAAAAAAACAAGTTGATTTTTTTCAACATGAGAAAAAAGATGGTCATTGAACTATCACGATATTGATAACCGATAATCCAAATTTACATAAATGGCGAGTGGAGAGGCAAAAGTTGTCCCATAAATTAACATAATCCAAACCTTCCAATCAGTCTGTTCAGTTTATTGGGTAAGGATTTTTTTTTTTTTTTTGAGAAACAAAAGGGACAACAATTGTCCTGCTGCACATTGGAATGGTTGAATGGGGGGTAACTTGGACACAATCAGTGTCCAAAATGAAGACAATACTTAATAATGGGTAAAAAACAATACAACAGACATTATATGAACCTCAAATAAATTTGGTCTTCATGAGTGGGGAATTAAAACAGGTTTAACCAAATAAAAATCAAACAATCCGCCAAATGAGAGGGCAAACCAAACACTAGTTTTTTTCATAAGCATTAAATTTTTGAAAACATGTTCAGAGTCATGTTAACCGATCATATGCAAACTTTCCAGGTCATCAACATGAAAATCACAACTCACCTTACTAATGATTTGGATTTGAGCCGCGAAGTAGCAGCCTTGCCATATCTGCCTGAGACAGTATCCACATCCATATTATCTGCCTTACTATCAAAAGTTTCTTCATCGAAATCAGAAAAAATTTCTGTATAATTCCATCTGCTTAGCCTGAAATAATATAGAAAGGAAAAAAATGATTTACAAATCATATCCCCAATGGAGCTGAGCAATGAGTTAAAGCCTAAATCACACAAGTATCATCGCAAAACACATCATGAAAAAGCCAACATAGCAAAAACAATAATAAAAAAAAGTGCTGGTTATGGCCGAACTCTCACACAATGAGATCTAAGCGTTATTCAGAAGATTTCTATGCACATAAATTGTTTATTCAAAATCTCAAACATATATTGTATATACTATATATGCCATTTGATAATCTGGTTTTGAACAGGAAAGGAAGAAATCTCAACATGGATGGTAATTAGAACTTCCACATACTAGTATAGCAATTGAATCATATAGCACTAATCTGCATAAATTTTGCAAAAATATAGCATAATGCAAAAAGATAATTCATAAATTCTGCACACTTGTTATCTGTTGTGTACCTGCAATTTCTAATTTACAAGTCAGTGAAAAGTTTAGACTCTTAGACCTGAATGTAGATGCTTTGGACATATGAGATCTTTCTTTCATAGATTTGCAACCCAGAATCCTCTTTTCTTGTCCTTCCGTTATCTGCTTTCAAAGAGAAAAATCAAGATCATAGATGAGTATTGAATACCAGTCAAATTCCTCATACCAACAAGATGTTTCTGACACGGACCTTATGTATTTCAGCAAGAACTTCCATCTGTTCTCCAGGCATGACAGCCCTAATATTATGAAGTCCACATTTATTGACAACCATTTCCAGAAGAAGCTTAACCTGAAAAGTGAAAACAAAGAAGGGTGTTAGTCATGTTTGACAGGGAATAGGTAAGTACATGACTAATGAACATAAGCTATTTGGCATAAACCAATATACAATTAGTCAGAACTTAGTGATTAAAGCAACAACCTTGGCTTTCAAAGAGGTTTCACAATAAACTTGAGAGCTGAGTAAGTTTTCAACCATGCTTTTTGTATGCAATTGCAGCACCTCACTTGGTAGTTTGACCACCAATACTTTCAAAAATCCTAAATTGGACTGCACATTGAAGGAAATATAAAAATAGGAATAAAAGAACACTATGTAAGATTAGAAAACAGAAAATATCCAGTTGCCTATTGGTTTTGGGGTGGGATGGCGAAAAATCCCGATGAGAGAGAGAGAGAGAGAGAGCAAACTTTAATTATTTCTTGGCTCCCTGATGTGAGGCAACGGAGAGTGGATGGAAGCAAATTGGTAGAAGTTGAAACAAGGTCAGAAAACTCAAAGGCCAACCGAGCAAGGCCTTCAGTTGTAGCACTGATCATATGAGGAGTTCTGCAAGCTAGGCCTTCCGCAACCTGTATATCATAAATTAAACTACTGGCTAAATGTATATACACAACTATAATGTTATGAGAATGATGAGGAAATGAAACATATTGCTCAACACAGACGAAAAAACAATAGCATGGACTTCTGGAGTGAAGACTAATCATAGTAAACAATAGTCAAAGGTAGTATATTCGAATATAGTCTGCTGTAATAATCTCAATCAGTTCTGTTCTCAAAAAGAAAAGTCTGGAAAAAGTTCAGTACCATGTCAAAAAATTTATGCCTATGTTCTCTAGTCCCGCCTCTCTCCGCATCCCCACAAGCATGGCCAATCTGGACAAGAATATCAAATGCTCTATCTCTTGTTCTTTTGTTAGTCTGTGTTGAAGAAAACGTAACAAAAATATCATCGATCACATATTTCAAAAGCGACTAACTATCATGTTTCAAAGTTTTTCATAATTGCAACATCACAAAGAACCCAACGTACACACTGCGTTATAATGACCACAAGTCACACTAAATACCGCAACTAATAAATCTCCATACCTCTTTAAGTGCATGAATTATTTCTGCCAGAAAAGAACTTGTGATTTCAGGCCGTCTCTGCTCTGTGTCAGACTACAAAAAATATTGAAATTCTTACGTAATCCATGGGATACTAGGCAAATTTGAAAATAAAAATGGAACTTGCATCCAATAATAAAAACAATATTCATATTATACCGAGCTCATCTTAAAAAGATAATACAAGGCAGCATTTGCTAACTTATACCTTTAGAACCTGAACTACTAGGAGGTGTAAGCACTCAAGCCTATGTTCTTTGGCCAAAGAATGGCATGAAGGCAGCACTTCCATCATAAGTCTATGCCATTCCTCAATCTTCCATGAAGTAAAAGTGTGACATTTCTGACCATTCAGAGAAAGGTAAAATAAATCTACTGCAAATATAACTGGAGTGCATTTGATTTATGCACTCCCCTGAAAACCTAAGTACACAAATAACAAATTATTTATACGGATGATGTCAACATGATTAAATATAAAATCAGCTATAAACTACTATTTGTGAACATGTTTCCTCACATTTTACTGACATATGATGATATATTGCAATTACATTGCAGAAGATTTAACCCCGATATCCAGATCATTCAAGCATATAAACCATTAACTTTGCATACCTTGAAAACAATCGAAAGAACTTCGTACGCCTTCCTTTGTATCAAAATTTCATTATCCTGGAGCCCCAGAAACCCTTAATTAGTGCAACCTTCTCATAGTCAAAGTTACAGATCCCTTACATAATAAAACAAAGGAAGAATTTGAAACCTGCAATGCAAGCTTTGTTGCAGTAAATAAATTATCAACCTCTCCAGAATTTAAACCAGGCAAAAGTGAAACTGCCAAGTCCAATAGGCGTGTCCTGCAGTTAACATGGAGGAATAAATACAGTATCACATACATAACAAGCACCACAGAAATAATTGAATTATTCAAGTGAAGAACTGATTTTGAAAATTCTAAAACAAAAGATAAGTGATATACCGGATGGAGCTTTCTGCTTTGTTAGCCTCTAGAGTAACCTCTGAAAGCTTCTCCATTGTATTGTTAAACAACACTGACACAACTTCTGTATTTGATATTGATGCAAACTCCTCAATTGTGGACTGTAATTGGTGCAAACATATTATTCTTCGTTTCACAAAAAAATTATCATGAGAAGATGAGGAATTCAAATTTTAGAAGTGAAGACTGATATCTAGTGATAAAAGTTACCTTGATAAGAACTACTTGATCAAATTAGCGATACTTATTTGTACAAACATTATTAGTCTCTTCTTCACAAACAAATAGCATAGTTGATGCTACACTCACATTGGAATTCAAGTTCTAAAGTACAAACTGATATGGAAGATAAATGTTCATTAAATACAACAAAGATGTTTTGAAGATGAAATTTAAGACTTGCAGTCTCATTTCATAATGCTCAAGCTTAGTTTTGACCCGTTAATATGAAGATGTTTAAAGCTGCATAAAATACGAAGATGATACAACTTAAACACTATCATATAGATGACATCAGCGTAATTATATACCTGCAATAAATTCCCCTCATAATCCCTGTTCTCCAAGAAGACAGCTGATAGAACAGATAAAAAGTGGCTAGCTGATTGTCTTAGCACCCTCAGGTTTTCTGCTGTAACCTGAGGCGTATAACTAGCCAAAGCTCTCTGTTCAGCAATACTCACGTTGTTAGTAGACAGATCGTCAGCTTCTTCTGTAGTTCCCTTATTTTGACGAATAAGAACCTNNNNNNNNNNNNNNNNNNNNNNNNNNNNNNNNNNNNNNNNNNNNNNNNNNNNNNNNNNNNNNNNNNNNNNNNNNNNNNNNNNNNNNNNNNNNNNNNNNNNNNNNNNNNNNNNNNNNNNNNNNNNNNNNNNNNNNNNNNNNNNNNNNNNNNNNNNNNNNNNNNNNNNNNNNNNNNNNNNNNNNNNNNNNNNNNNNNNNNNNNNNNNNNNNNNNNNNNNNNNNNNNNNNNNNNNNNNNNNNNNNNNNNNNNNNNNNNNNNNNNNNNNNNNNNNNNNNNNNNNNNNNNNNNNNNNNNNNNNNNNNNNNNNNNNNNNNNNNNNNNNNNNNNNNNNNNNNNNNNNNNNNNNNNNNNNNNNNNNNNNNNNNNNNNNNNNNNNNNNNNNNNNNNNNNNNNNNNNNNNNNNNNNNNNNNNNNNNNNNNNNNNNNNNNNNNNNNNNNNNNNNNNNNNNNNNNNNNNNNNNNNNNNNNNNNNNNNNNNNNNNNNNNNNNNNNNNNNNNNNNNNNNNNNNNNNNNNNNNNNNNNNNNNNNNNNNNNNNNNNNNNNNNNNNNNNNNNNNNNNNNNNNNNNNNNNNNNNNNNNNNNNNNNNNNNNNNNNNNNNNNNNNNNNNNNNNNNNNNNNNNNNNNNNNNNNNNNNNNNNNNNNNNNNNNNNNNNNNNNNNNNNNNNNNNNNNCGGCCGACGAGTTGTGCGACCAGTGGTTTCTGATGGTAATGAACAAATGCGAGAGACACTTGATTCCCCACAAGGCGGAAGTTTGCGACAAAGATTCGGACCAGCGGAGGACATGGACCAAGGACCGAGTTACCAACTCGATCTCATCCATGAGCTTTGCCGGAGATACTTTCGGAATAACCAGAGACAGAACAGTGAGGTGGGCGTCAATGATCATCGGCGCGGTGGACTCTTCGAGGAGGAGGAGAGAGGAGCACGTGGCGGCCAAGTAGGCCGGCGGGGTGGGAGAGAGGTTGCGTTGTTTGATTCCGTGGGACACGCCGACTACCACGGCGCGTAATTGGTGGTGGTCCTCGCGCCTCGAGTCGGTGAACTGCATCAGGATTGAAGTGCCGATACTGACGTCGCCGTCGCCGTCGTACACGGCGGTTGTGGCCATTGGGATCGGCGGAATAGAGCGGACAGGTTTTGTGGTTTTGATTACACGCTGCACTCTCCGTTCCTTTTTCACTTTTTGCTTACCTATATACTTGCCTATGCAAATATTTCCCTGACAGACCCACTAATATTTTCATGGTGGAACTGACAGTTTTACCCTTTACGCTCGTGTCGTCT encodes the following:
- the LOC101292612 gene encoding ribosomal RNA-processing protein 12-like, whose translation is MIIDAHLTVLSLVIPKVSPAKLMDEIELVLIRQNKGTTEEADDLSTNNVSIAEQRALASYTPQVTAENLRVLRQSASHFLSVLSAVFLENRDYEGNLLQSTIEEFASISNTEVVSVLFNNTMEKLSEVTLEANKAESSIRTRLLDLAVSLLPGLNSGEVDNLFTATKLALQDNEILIQRKAYEVLSIVFKKCHTFTSWKIEEWHRLMMEVLPSCHSLAKEHRLECLHLLVVQVLKSDTEQRRPEITSSFLAEIIHALKETNKRTRDRAFDILVQIGHACGDAERGGTREHRHKFFDMVAEGLACRTPHMISATTEGLARLAFEFSDLVSTSTNLLPSTLRCLTSGSQEIIKSNLGFLKVLVVKLPSEVLQLHTKSMVENLLSSQVYCETSLKAKVKLLLEMVVNKCGLHNIRAVMPGEQMEVLAEIHKITEGQEKRILGCKSMKERSHMSKASTFRLSRWNYTEIFSDFDEETFDSKADNMDVDTVSGRYGKAATSRLKSKSLVRSKSRKHKRSDEDVEFTTFALARKKLLRQRVELQVDHASERLSASARQTAPDSYDRWLAKIAAGEVISGAAQKNLGLKLKRVDIKHAM